GCATCATTGCCACAATTTacctctaaaaataatataattccTGTGTGAATCCAACAATTATAGCCCCACATACCTGATGTTTAGAAGCCTGAGAATTCTGCCGCAATgtcatattttgatttgaaggtTGCATCAGCTGCAATTGTTGCTGCAGCTGAGAAAATGCCTGCTGAGATGATTGGAAGCTTGCTTGCAGAGTTTGTGTTTGTTGAGACAGCATCTGCGCTAGCTGAGAAGGGGATTGCTGAAGTGGTTGCAGCGGCTGCTGCTGGTTAGGAGCAGGTAACTGTTGTTGATTTGCAGCACTGGCCGCAGAATTGGGCGGTAAGTTGACATTCAAAGGGTTTTGTAGTGCTGCACCAGATGAAACATTCGGCTGAACCAGTGGCCGAGACGCAGGCAACTGGCCACTCAAACCAGCTAAATGTTGTGAGGGAAGAGCTTGACTGAAGGGAGTATGACTAGCAGGAGGAACTTGAAGTTGACCAACATGTGAAGTTTGTGTCTGCGAGTATGACATAGGTGCTTGGGGGTGTAGTTGAAAGGAAGGCGGTAGATTCTGAGGTGATTCAAGGGGATTCTGTAAAGGTGAAATCTGGTGACCAACAGTTGGAATTTGTGATGAAGATTGATTAAATCCCTGAAATGAAACAAACCTAATTCAATCTTAAATGAAACATGAAGAATGTGAAAGCATAAAAAGCATGTCAATTTTTCACAAACCTGTACTGAAGTAGATGAAGATGAAACTGAAAGGCCAGGAAGAGAACCATCTGAAGGGCCACCAAAAGGAGCACCCTAGTGTTTTTTAAGCATAGTTAGCCAGAGTTTGCatgtaaaacaaaattagaaataagaaaatttccaAACAACACCAAAATCGATGATTGACAACCTTTCAAGAGGCCAAGCATAAAAGAACTAATAGGATAAAGATGAAGAGTATGACCGCAAGCCCATGGCTTTCAGGCTCCAATTATCCAAATGACAGTTAAATCTAATTATAGGTTATTTACAATTCTTTAGAAAGAATCTTGCTTTgatggaaaggaaaagaaatttagCACCTcaatgataaaaacaaaaatctagAATCAACCCTAAAAGGAGTTTCTATCTGTCCAAGGTAGATTGctcaaactaaaataataacttcAACATAACATCCACAAAATATGTTATCACATGCCATTAAGGAGAAATATGGCTGATTAACACAATTTCATAGTAAAAATTAGAAATGTGCCAGCCAAGCTTTCTTACTGGATTTAAAGGTATTGCTAGGTCAGCAGACCTAGGTAGCAACTGGTTCCCCATACTCCGAATGCCAGGATTAGAAGTTGGTCCCATATTCTGTGGACTCATAGGGTGCCAAGCAGTAGGTGGAACACGATCCCCCATTGCATCACCAAAGTTGGGTGCTGGTCTGTAAAGGATAACAAGAAAACAGAAGTTCAGAAATGCAAGCCAAACGATAAAAGGAGATAGCTTAACCCTTGAAAACATTAGACTTTTCTTGGGTACCTAGGCCTTGGTGTTTGGAAACGAGGACCAAAACCTGGACCTCCAAATGTAGCAGCACCACCCCTGGAAAGGAAGCAAGTTAAGAAACAGCctacaattaattcaatcaatgTGTAACATAGGAAAGAGGCTAACAGTGAATTGACAAACGGATAGACAACCAACTTTCATCTATAATGAAAGGTAAAAACATGTCCTTCAAAAGAAACACCAATAGCAAATCATCAAAGGCTGGCCCTTTCCCATTTACATCCCACTGTACAAGTTTACACATAAAGAAGTGCATTTAAGGAAAACCTTGAGTCTCCAGGTCCTTGCCGGGGCCTCTTAGGATCAGCAAAACGGACAGTTAATGGTTGATCACAACCCTAAGatatagaaaacaaaataatgaatagGTAGTTCAATAATATAATCAGCAAACACAACATTAAAAAAGAAGTAACGATGCTTACTCTCATTGTATAAATTCCATTGAGAGCATCTATAGCTGCTAGTGCCATTTCTCTATCAGAGTATTTAACAAACCCACAGCCTTCAAAATgaatgtaataaatatttgagaGAAGAAAAGTGGAAACATGAAATTACATAAACATATAAGACCTGAACATAgattattgaaaagaaaaaaacaattcaTCAAATCCAAGATGGTCATGTAAATATAGAACTCAAGGACACACCACGACTCTGCTTTGATTCGTCACGCATGAGGTAAACATCTTCAACTCGACCAAATCGAGAAAAAATCTGCCAATGGAACAACAATTACTAGTTTGGTAACATgtataaaaatgaagaaaaaagaaaactaaaattaaccagTTAATAATGGCAACGTACATAGGTTATGCGTAACAAGGAGAAAGAAAAACCATATACCAATTGAAGTGATACCACAAAAGGtcattagaaataaataatttctttcacACCAGCATGTAAAAGCGACAgcataattaaacaaataaaatatttatataacataCTTCCTGAACATCCATTTCAGTAGCTTGTTTGTTCAGCGACCCAACAAACAATTTGTACTCAACTGCACCTGTCATTAAGGAAAAAAGAATCTGTCATGGAGAAATTAGACCATGTATGATAAGCAGCATAACCATGGACCATTATGTATAATATGCTTGGATTATGTAACACACAAGATGATGTGCATAAACATGTCTAGACTTTGAAAAACTTCCACTTGACAACTATGCCTTTACGAAGGGGTTACACTCCCTCCATTCTGAATTTAAAGGACGTCAGAAAAATCATGGCAAATAAGGGATCAGCGTTAACAAGGGCATGCagcatctaaattaaaaaaccgCACGTCACTAAAAGTGAGTGCCATGGATGTTACGTGCATAAGGCTGGAAATTAAATGAGAATATACTGGCATGTAACAATCAAAAAGATCATTTATTTACACattcacacatataaattacaGATCAAGCTTCAAAACCCTACAAATATGCAATAATTACCAAGGCGTTCTCGCTCCCCATCAGCATATCTGACTTGGATAGGACCCACTCCCTGTGAATATGACAACGAGAATGTACAATAATTCAGTTGTAAGAGTTCAAAATCATTTCAGAATACATACATGGACAAAAAACAACGCAAGAGGCAAAAGACCTCACCCCAGGCAGGGTATGTTGATTGTGTAAGGCTCTGATAGCCCTATCGGCTTCTTCTAAGgttgcatattttataaaacaacaTCCTGCACAACCACAGCGTTTTAATTCTGATTTTGTTAGATCACTTGCACCCCCACAGATGGTGCAGATAGGCAGGAACATAAAATAtcacaaaacaataaaataaatgtcaTGGAATTATGCCATTACAGTTGCATAAGAATGTAACTAGCGAAGGTGGGGAAATATCCAAAATATCCAAATTACCATGAAATCTATTTTCATTCAGCACAACCCacagaaaagtaaaatgaatgtcAACCACCACATCCGAATGTTCAAAAGAGAAATATCTTCAACCAAATCATTCGTATCTCTTTCTAGGCAGCACATGCCACAAATATAACAATGTACAGGATATCCCTGCCAGATAACCCCTTAACAGAACATAGCAGAACTAGataatatgtaatatataagtGGCAGAGTTCTTTAGAACAAATTTGTTGCTAAATCATAATTTGccttcaacaaaaaaaaaaatcatttaagaCAAGACAGCAGAGatagttttctttttataagTAGACAATTAATAGAAAAAGAGCCCAATAAGAACAACAGGACATAATTCCTTCTTGCAGAAAATAGCACCATCTCAACATCCTATTCTTGTGACAATATACGCTGCAAACCTACATAGAAAATAGCTTTCAACCATGCAACTAATCAACCAACATATTGCTACTCTCAAGAAAATGACCCATAAGCACAAAATCTTGCCagtaattgtattttaaatccATGTAATAATCCAGATAAAGCTGGAAGCTGAATCAATTTGCCATGACAATAAGCATCACTGTGCTTGCAAGCAGAACTTCATGGGCACAAGTAGAAAGGAATTTTATCAAACATTAAAGAGAACAGCAAGGCAAGCACCCATATATCATCTTATATTTCCACTCTTTTAATTTTCCCACAGATTGAGCCACACAGACATACGATGCTAACATACTCCAAAAGGAACCATCAGTCACTAACATTACAAGCTCACAACACAAGAATATTCAAATCTTAACTCTACCTCTCCCCAACCAGCTccaaacaaataacaaaaaggttTCAACACCAAGCCCTAGTGCACGGAGAAGCGAGAACTCAACTATTTGTCACTCACATTAGACAACGTGACGGTATGTCAAGCTACGTTATAGCTCTCCCAATGGGCCCAAAAAAGATAAATCAATGTGTAGAGCACAAGCGCCAAGCACAACCGAAATCTAGGTTCCGACGAACCTAGAAACAAGAACAAGCATTTTAGGCCTCCCCTTCATCAGTTGCTTCCTGCTCTATCCAAACAAATCTCTCACAATACATTTTCTAGGAATCTAGCTAAGCAAATAACATAAGAAGGCTATGCACATGACCAAGTAAGAGATAATGAGCAGCACTAAGCTAGCTTTGCAGATAAGACATCCGTCTTGTTTAAACTATTAACTCATTCATGTATGGAAATAACAAATTAACCTAGAAACGTCATTAGTATACTTAAAGTAGAAATATTCATACCAAACAAAAGGAATATGGGATTCCACCATCTCCACacaaatttcaagaatcaaattGGTTCATCAAGCATATATTCTCACTTGACAAGCACAAGAAACCAAGTGCCATGTAGTAACTCTACCCAAAATTCATAATTGTATTGCTGCTTTggatttgaatgaataaataagaataatgCACATAGATCAGACCTATTAAGGTTCTACCTAATCGTACCAAGACAGAATCATCAAAGCATTCACTTCACCAAGCATCTATGAGTATATAGACTTAGTCACTCAGAGAAGACATCAATCTTCACCAAACATACAAGTAATTCCCATGAGAATGGACCATAGTTCTCTCTGAATAATGTATAACCAAACCTGACTTGACAGCTCACAactatgaataataaataaaaaagaacgaACCAAAATGATAAATGGATTGAAAATAGCAGAGCAGAATTGctgaaaatacaataaaataagtgGAGAACATAACAAGGAATTTTCATTAAAGGTT
This genomic window from Gossypium raimondii isolate GPD5lz chromosome 10, ASM2569854v1, whole genome shotgun sequence contains:
- the LOC105776489 gene encoding flowering time control protein FCA isoform X1, yielding MSRYNNINTDTNTNFNDKFDAQDPYQHRRRSPSNFRGSGGGGGHRPFDSPPRQHHNSAGGGGSFRPIGGGGGGGGFRPMAGGFEGNYPNPSPHHLQPAHTGQKRPFPFSGRGGVSPNRDRFGGAGGGGNFAKLFVGSVPRTAREEDIRHLFEEHGDVIEVALIKDKKTGLPQGCCFIKYATLEEADRAIRALHNQHTLPGGVGPIQVRYADGERERLGAVEYKLFVGSLNKQATEMDVQEIFSRFGRVEDVYLMRDESKQSRGCGFVKYSDREMALAAIDALNGIYTMRGCDQPLTVRFADPKRPRQGPGDSRGGAATFGGPGFGPRFQTPRPRPAPNFGDAMGDRVPPTAWHPMSPQNMGPTSNPGIRSMGNQLLPRSADLAIPLNPGAPFGGPSDGSLPGLSVSSSSTSVQGFNQSSSQIPTVGHQISPLQNPLESPQNLPPSFQLHPQAPMSYSQTQTSHVGQLQVPPASHTPFSQALPSQHLAGLSGQLPASRPLVQPNVSSGAALQNPLNVNLPPNSAASAANQQQLPAPNQQQPLQPLQQSPSQLAQMLSQQTQTLQASFQSSQQAFSQLQQQLQLMQPSNQNMTLRQNSQASKHQWAGMMPQAVGSAPAKTPGTDVPSSASAAMKPVVECHWTEHTSPDGFKYYHNSVTRESKWEKPEELTLFEQQQQQQQKPPVQQPQTQLHAAQQASQQAQLQTQLQTQIRHPHQLQHPIYPTAYPASGVRNQQSTQELGYGQLPVAPSPNDPSRFQQGPQMVQDLAWKNKP
- the LOC105776489 gene encoding flowering time control protein FCA isoform X2, with the protein product MSRYNNINTDTNTNFNDKFDAQDPYQHRRRSPSNFRGSGGGGGHRPFDSPPRQHHNSAGGGGSFRPIGGGGGGGGFRPMAGGFEGNYPNPSPHHLQPAHTGQKRPFPFSGRGGVSPNRDRFGGAGGGGNFAKLFVGSVPRTAREEDIRHLFEEHGDVIEVALIKDKKTGLPQGCCFIKYATLEEADRAIRALHNQHTLPGGVGPIQVRYADGERERLGAVEYKLFVGSLNKQATEMDVQEIFSRFGRVEDVYLMRDESKQSRGCGFVKYSDREMALAAIDALNGIYTMRGCDQPLTVRFADPKRPRQGPGDSRGGAATFGGPGFGPRFQTPRPRPAPNFGDAMGDRVPPTAWHPMSPQNMGPTSNPGIRSMGNQLLPRSADLAIPLNPGAPFGGPSDGSLPGLSVSSSSTSVQGFNQSSSQIPTVGHQISPLQNPLESPQNLPPSFQLHPQAPMSYSQTQTSHVGQLQVPPASHTPFSQALPSQHLAGLSGQLPASRPLVQPNVSSGAALQNPLNVNLPPNSAASAANQQQLPAPNQQQPLQPLQQSPSQLAQMLSQQTQTLQASFQSSQQAFSQLQQQLQLMQPSNQNMTLRQNSQASKHQWAGMMPQAVGSAPAKTPGTDVPSSASAAMKPVVECHWTEHTSPDGFKYYHNSVTRESKWEKPEELTLFEQQQQQQQKPPVQQPQTQLHAAQQASQQAQLQTQLQTQIRHPHQLQHPIYPTAYPASGVRNQQSTQELGYGQLPVAPSPNDPSRFQQV